One segment of Rickettsiella grylli DNA contains the following:
- a CDS encoding glycine cleavage system protein R: protein MENLVVVVLGLNENQFTDQIFRMVSHSGCHIIDARVNTTAKHVMMILLIGGAWNTIARFETLIKKYEGQVLVERTQVRGAQLDSLPYSSYIVAPDTPHALVTIIRFLSEQQVTLYNLHVESYKAPITEAAMLGITLSFGFPAQPPHLIADFREHFIVFCDENNFDVAMEPQKN from the coding sequence ATGGAAAACCTGGTTGTTGTTGTCCTAGGCCTTAATGAAAATCAGTTTACTGATCAAATATTTCGAATGGTTTCCCATAGCGGTTGCCATATAATTGATGCGCGTGTCAATACGACCGCTAAACATGTGATGATGATCTTGTTGATTGGGGGGGCTTGGAATACGATTGCTCGGTTTGAGACACTGATTAAAAAATATGAAGGTCAAGTTTTAGTTGAACGTACACAAGTTCGTGGTGCTCAACTGGACAGCCTCCCTTACTCTTCTTACATTGTGGCGCCTGATACTCCCCATGCTTTAGTTACTATTATTCGTTTTTTATCCGAGCAGCAGGTAACGCTGTATAATCTCCATGTAGAATCTTATAAAGCCCCAATAACCGAAGCGGCTATGCTAGGAATTACATTATCATTTGGTTTCCCCGCTCAACCGCCGCATTTAATTGCCGATTTTCGCGAACATTTTATTGTATTTTGTGATGAAAATAATTTTGATGTGGCAATGGAACCTCAAAAGAACTAG
- a CDS encoding peroxiredoxin: protein MVILNKRAPQFSLPATGGKRVSLKDLIGKNVVLYFYPKDCTSGCTQEGKDFTKNYKKFSSLNTVILGISRDSLKLHEKFKLEYQFPFELLSDTDEKVCQLYGVLKEKMMYGKKIRGIERSTFLIDKLGILRQEWRKVKVVGHVDAILQAVGELSHRGC from the coding sequence ATGGTCATTCTAAATAAGCGAGCCCCTCAATTTAGTTTACCTGCTACCGGAGGTAAGCGAGTGAGTTTAAAAGATTTAATAGGAAAGAATGTTGTGTTGTATTTTTATCCTAAAGACTGTACTTCAGGATGTACACAGGAAGGAAAAGATTTTACTAAAAATTATAAAAAATTTTCCTCTTTAAATACTGTAATTTTAGGGATATCACGAGATAGTTTAAAACTTCATGAAAAATTTAAATTAGAATATCAATTTCCTTTTGAGCTATTATCAGATACTGACGAAAAAGTATGTCAATTATATGGAGTGTTAAAAGAAAAAATGATGTATGGAAAAAAAATTCGAGGGATAGAGCGAAGTACTTTTTTAATTGATAAGTTAGGAATTTTACGTCAAGAATGGAGAAAAGTGAAAGTGGTTGGACATGTCGATGCCATATTGCAGGCTGTGGGTGAGTTAAGTCATCGTGGGTGTTAG
- a CDS encoding AI-2E family transporter, with translation MLQLVKNWLNRYIFDPELAILWLFLLFIIIVFASLGKILAPVFVSIVIAYLLQWPIHSLEKLHLPRIAAVLGVYISFVSLVIIGIVGLLPLLFRQLNNLIAELPAMVAKGQALLLYLPTRYPGYTSVNQIQEWILQFKSQLTHSGQLLLSASLGYIPNVIAFAIYFVLVPLLVYFFLLDEKKIIGWLSRYLPEKRRLISQVWTEVLTQTGNYVRGKALEMLIVWIITYLSFAILGLQYAILLSVLVGVSVIIPYIGAVMVTIPVLIIGFLEWGWTAHFAYLVAIYTLIITLDANVLVPLLFSEAVNLHPVTIIIAVLVFGGLLGFWGVFFAIPLASVVNAILNVISCKKAGNKNNILC, from the coding sequence ATGTTACAGCTCGTTAAAAACTGGCTTAATCGGTATATTTTTGACCCAGAGTTAGCTATTTTATGGCTATTTCTACTATTTATTATTATTGTTTTTGCTTCCTTAGGGAAAATTTTAGCTCCTGTATTTGTCAGTATTGTTATCGCTTATTTATTACAGTGGCCAATCCATTCTTTAGAAAAGCTTCACTTACCCCGCATCGCCGCAGTTTTAGGTGTTTATATTAGTTTTGTAAGTTTGGTTATCATTGGAATTGTAGGTTTATTACCTCTATTGTTCCGTCAATTAAATAATTTAATTGCTGAATTACCCGCAATGGTGGCAAAAGGCCAAGCACTTCTCTTATATCTCCCTACTCGATACCCCGGTTATACCTCTGTAAACCAAATTCAAGAATGGATTTTACAATTTAAATCTCAACTAACCCACTCAGGTCAATTATTATTATCCGCTTCTTTAGGTTATATTCCGAATGTCATTGCATTTGCCATTTATTTTGTATTAGTCCCTTTATTAGTTTATTTTTTTCTGCTTGATGAAAAAAAAATAATCGGCTGGCTAAGTCGATATTTACCTGAAAAACGACGATTAATTTCTCAAGTTTGGACAGAAGTGCTTACTCAAACAGGCAATTATGTGCGAGGAAAAGCTTTAGAAATGCTTATAGTCTGGATAATAACTTATCTTTCATTTGCTATTCTGGGCCTGCAATATGCCATATTACTGAGCGTCTTAGTGGGAGTATCTGTCATTATTCCTTATATAGGCGCAGTGATGGTGACTATTCCAGTGCTTATTATTGGGTTTTTAGAATGGGGATGGACGGCGCATTTTGCCTATTTGGTCGCAATCTATACTTTAATTATCACATTAGACGCTAATGTATTAGTTCCTCTTTTATTTTCTGAAGCGGTTAATTTGCACCCCGTAACGATCATTATTGCTGTACTCGTATTTGGTGGCTTACTCGGATTCTGGGGGGTATTCTTTGCGATACCGTTAGCCAGTGTAGTCAATGCTATTTTAAATGTCATTTCCTGCAAAAAAGCAGGTAATAAAAACAACATATTATGCTAA
- a CDS encoding RnfH family protein, whose product MPFFQVDVVFADRSGEKIISILVPPNTCILAAIKLSGILLHFPQIHFKKNKVGIFGKLCTLDTPINAGDRIEIYQPLLIDPKKIRVNRAQKQKTSPYR is encoded by the coding sequence ATGCCATTTTTTCAGGTTGATGTTGTTTTTGCTGATCGTTCTGGAGAAAAAATCATCTCTATTTTAGTTCCTCCCAACACGTGTATCCTAGCAGCCATAAAACTTTCAGGGATTTTACTCCATTTTCCTCAAATTCATTTCAAAAAAAATAAAGTCGGAATTTTTGGTAAATTATGCACGTTGGACACGCCAATAAACGCAGGAGATCGAATAGAAATTTATCAACCACTTTTAATCGATCCTAAAAAAATAAGAGTGAATCGCGCTCAAAAACAAAAAACGTCCCCTTATCGTTAG
- the fur gene encoding ferric iron uptake transcriptional regulator, whose amino-acid sequence MDNQQLREAGLKVTGPRMKILELLEQTKTRHLSAEDVYKILLESGEDIGLATVYRVLTQFERAGLVKRQNFEDAHSVFELNQGHHHDHLVCIKCGRVDEFVDKIIEQRQKMVTKKANYQMTDHSLIIYGICNQCMKKQKIKLK is encoded by the coding sequence ATGGATAATCAACAATTACGCGAAGCGGGTTTAAAAGTAACGGGTCCCCGAATGAAAATCCTTGAGTTACTTGAACAAACTAAAACCCGTCATTTGAGTGCTGAAGATGTTTACAAAATTTTATTGGAATCGGGTGAAGACATTGGTTTAGCGACTGTTTACCGCGTATTAACACAGTTTGAGCGAGCCGGTTTGGTCAAGCGTCAAAATTTTGAGGATGCTCATTCTGTATTTGAGTTGAATCAAGGGCATCACCATGATCATTTAGTTTGCATTAAATGTGGAAGAGTTGATGAATTTGTGGATAAAATCATCGAGCAACGTCAGAAAATGGTAACCAAAAAAGCGAATTACCAGATGACTGACCATAGTCTTATTATTTATGGTATTTGTAATCAATGCATGAAAAAACAAAAGATTAAATTAAAATAA
- a CDS encoding bifunctional tRNA (adenosine(37)-C2)-methyltransferase TrmG/ribosomal RNA large subunit methyltransferase RlmN — translation MIKPLKNLLDYDKVEMELFFQELGEKSFRAQQALKWIHQEGITDIDKMSNFSKSLRSRLKTIAQIDLPEIIIEKKSEDGTKKWLLRLTDANCVETVFIPERGRGTLCVSSQVGCALNCSFCSTAQQGFNRNLTVAEIIGQVWLAVRCLSRDSLRHDHTVSNIVMMGMGEPLLNFDSVVKAMNLMMDDFGYGFSKRRVTLSTSGVVPALRRLSKASEVSLAISLHAPNDELRDRLVPINKKYPLSELLEVCRNYFRSEHRRRVTMEYVMLEGINDQPEHARQLIKILEGIPVKINLIPFNPFPFARYRRSSQITIERFKSILVKAGLNTITRKTRGEDIDAACGQLVGYVHDRSYHKRHQKAVSTSIQSIVPI, via the coding sequence ATGATTAAACCACTTAAAAATTTACTGGATTACGACAAAGTAGAAATGGAGCTTTTTTTCCAAGAATTGGGAGAAAAGTCCTTTCGAGCCCAGCAGGCTTTAAAATGGATCCACCAAGAGGGAATCACGGATATCGACAAAATGAGTAATTTCAGTAAGTCTTTACGTAGCCGGTTGAAAACAATCGCGCAGATCGATTTACCGGAGATTATTATTGAAAAAAAATCTGAAGATGGAACAAAAAAATGGTTGTTGCGACTGACCGATGCGAACTGTGTCGAAACAGTGTTTATACCTGAGAGGGGTCGAGGGACGTTATGTGTGTCTTCACAAGTTGGGTGCGCATTAAATTGCAGTTTTTGTTCCACTGCACAACAAGGATTTAATCGGAATTTAACGGTGGCCGAAATTATAGGACAAGTATGGTTAGCCGTACGTTGTTTATCTCGGGATTCTTTACGTCATGATCATACGGTGAGTAATATTGTGATGATGGGCATGGGCGAACCTTTGCTTAATTTTGATTCGGTTGTTAAAGCAATGAATCTTATGATGGATGATTTTGGTTATGGTTTTTCTAAACGACGAGTGACTTTAAGCACATCGGGTGTTGTGCCTGCGTTGCGACGCTTGTCTAAGGCGAGTGAGGTTTCACTCGCAATATCGCTACATGCACCGAACGATGAGTTGAGAGATCGTTTAGTCCCTATCAATAAAAAATACCCTCTTTCAGAACTATTAGAAGTTTGTCGAAATTATTTTAGGAGTGAGCATCGAAGACGGGTAACCATGGAGTATGTCATGCTGGAAGGGATAAATGATCAACCCGAGCATGCGCGACAATTAATTAAAATTTTAGAAGGTATTCCTGTTAAAATAAATTTAATTCCATTTAATCCATTTCCTTTTGCGCGCTATCGACGTTCTTCTCAAATAACAATAGAACGTTTTAAAAGTATTTTAGTAAAAGCAGGGCTTAATACCATCACTCGAAAAACGAGAGGCGAGGATATCGATGCGGCCTGCGGTCAGTTAGTGGGTTATGTTCACGATAGGAGTTATCATAAACGACATCAAAAAGCGGTTTCTACTTCGATTCAATCAATAGTGCCCATTTAA
- the ndk gene encoding nucleoside-diphosphate kinase, with product MTIQRTLSIIKPDAVKKNLIGKITTIFENAGLKVIAARMTLLKREHAEKFYEIHKNRPFFNELIDFICQGPVMIQVLEGPDAILKNRELMGATDPKQASPGTIRALFAENVSKNAVHGSDSIATAQQEIAFFFTPDQCFGSMTHD from the coding sequence ATGACGATTCAAAGAACGCTTTCTATTATAAAACCCGATGCGGTTAAAAAAAACCTAATCGGTAAAATTACGACCATTTTTGAAAATGCGGGGCTAAAAGTTATTGCCGCACGTATGACGCTTTTAAAGCGAGAACACGCTGAAAAATTTTATGAAATCCATAAAAATAGACCTTTTTTCAATGAATTAATTGATTTCATCTGCCAAGGGCCTGTAATGATACAGGTTTTAGAAGGTCCCGACGCTATCCTAAAAAATCGTGAACTGATGGGGGCGACTGATCCTAAACAAGCATCTCCCGGTACTATTCGTGCCCTTTTTGCTGAAAATGTCAGCAAAAATGCAGTTCATGGCTCTGACAGCATTGCGACAGCCCAACAAGAAATCGCGTTCTTTTTTACGCCCGACCAGTGCTTTGGCAGCATGACACATGATTAA
- a CDS encoding outer membrane protein assembly factor BamE, giving the protein MKKLLLSLLLTLMIAGCHIVYRHDIQQGNILQQSTIDQLHLGMTREQVYYLLGSCILESPFQANRKDYIYYVQPGHGEPIQRRITLIFSNNRLQHIDQSALH; this is encoded by the coding sequence ATGAAAAAGCTATTGTTAAGTTTGTTGTTAACGCTCATGATTGCTGGCTGTCATATCGTTTATCGACACGATATTCAGCAAGGAAATATACTACAGCAGTCTACCATAGACCAACTACATCTCGGTATGACGAGGGAGCAAGTTTACTATCTATTAGGCAGTTGTATACTGGAATCTCCATTTCAAGCAAATCGGAAAGATTATATTTATTACGTACAACCCGGACATGGAGAGCCTATTCAACGACGTATTACGCTTATTTTTTCTAATAATCGATTGCAACACATAGACCAATCAGCACTTCATTAA
- a CDS encoding glycerophosphodiester phosphodiesterase — MFPLYGAHEKPLVIAHRGGAGLWPENTLFALQKAATLGADLSEIDIHMSRDGVLVAIHDETVDRTTDAKGLVKELTLAELKKLDAGYRWTNDEGRTFPFRGQGIKIPSLNEIFSAFPNESIMIEVKQNGPPIIATLRALINGHNKAKHVLVSAFNSRTMKVMRKLCPHMATAATQVEMECFSKLSQLFFTRPFSLSAAALEVPYKKVTAHLIKAAHKKNIRVDAWTVNETKEMERLFALEVDGILTDFPDRMINLLNKV; from the coding sequence ATGTTTCCACTTTATGGAGCTCATGAAAAACCACTTGTCATTGCTCATCGTGGGGGGGCAGGATTGTGGCCTGAAAATACTTTATTTGCATTACAGAAGGCAGCAACGTTGGGAGCAGATTTGAGTGAAATTGATATCCATATGTCGAGGGATGGTGTTTTAGTTGCGATTCACGATGAAACGGTTGATCGCACAACAGATGCCAAAGGATTAGTAAAAGAGCTTACTTTGGCAGAGTTAAAAAAACTAGATGCGGGTTATCGCTGGACCAATGATGAAGGCCGCACTTTTCCTTTTAGAGGGCAAGGAATTAAAATTCCAAGTTTAAATGAGATTTTTTCTGCGTTTCCAAACGAAAGTATAATGATAGAGGTAAAGCAGAACGGCCCACCGATCATTGCTACATTAAGAGCACTGATAAATGGTCACAATAAAGCGAAACACGTATTGGTGTCTGCTTTTAATTCCCGCACAATGAAAGTAATGCGTAAACTTTGTCCGCATATGGCTACCGCAGCAACACAAGTCGAGATGGAATGTTTCTCTAAATTGAGTCAATTATTTTTTACCCGCCCATTTTCACTATCGGCTGCTGCCCTAGAGGTTCCTTATAAGAAAGTGACTGCCCATTTAATAAAAGCCGCGCATAAAAAAAATATACGCGTAGACGCATGGACTGTGAACGAAACGAAAGAGATGGAAAGGTTGTTCGCTTTAGAAGTTGATGGGATATTAACCGATTTTCCCGATAGAATGATTAATTTGCTCAATAAGGTATAA
- a CDS encoding type II toxin-antitoxin system RatA family toxin produces MPIIKHSLEVPYDVSEMYNLVSQVEKYSEFLPWCTASHVISQDEDSLKAQLTLKGGGFSKSFTTSNRMQKNKLIEISLINGPFKHLEGYWSFEATPRGSKINLNLEFEFSTPLLALAFSPIFEKVANTLVDAFFKRAKQVYGDRPFGRYIHSTVV; encoded by the coding sequence ATGCCAATTATTAAACATTCCTTAGAAGTACCTTATGATGTTTCAGAGATGTATAATCTCGTAAGTCAGGTTGAGAAATATAGTGAATTTCTTCCTTGGTGTACAGCAAGTCATGTTATCAGCCAGGATGAGGATAGTCTAAAGGCTCAATTAACCTTAAAAGGAGGAGGATTCTCTAAAAGTTTTACCACATCGAATCGTATGCAAAAAAATAAATTGATTGAAATTAGTCTTATAAACGGCCCCTTTAAACATTTAGAAGGATATTGGTCTTTTGAAGCGACACCACGCGGCTCTAAAATCAATTTGAACCTCGAGTTCGAATTTTCTACACCTTTACTCGCGCTTGCTTTTTCACCTATTTTTGAGAAAGTCGCCAATACTTTAGTAGACGCCTTTTTTAAACGAGCCAAACAGGTTTATGGAGACCGTCCATTTGGACGTTATATTCACTCAACGGTAGTATAA
- the guaA gene encoding glutamine-hydrolyzing GMP synthase — MTIPKERILILDFGSQYTPLIARRIRELHIYCEIYPYDVSESKILAFAPKGIILSGGPETVTSMTTPRAPEIVFTLGCPVLGICYGMQTMAEQLGGKVVSCTNREFGYAQGLITTQTHLLTDLRDNAKNEETALLDVWMSHGDHVEQVPPGFVVILSTPNTPIAGMACPIRQFYGLQFHPEVTHTYQGKKILARFVEKICRCQPSWTAPEILEHEIAEIRTNVGKEKVLLALSGGVDSTVLAALLHKAIGKQLLCVFVNTGLLRITDKDSTIQALADDMQISVVKIDASLRFINTLKGITDPEEKRKAIGNLFVEIFESEASKHKDIAWLAQGTIYSDVIESAGTITQKAHAIKSHHNVGGLPDTLKLKLLEPLRELFKDEVCELGIELGLPPELVYKHPFPGPGLAIRILGEVTHEKVDLLRKADLILIEELRKQNYYHKISQAFCVFLPINSVGVIGDTRQYAPIIAIRAIETTDFMTARWANLPHSLLETISNRIINEVHGISRVVYDISGKPPATIEWE, encoded by the coding sequence ATGACAATTCCAAAAGAACGTATATTAATTCTCGATTTTGGCTCGCAGTATACGCCATTAATTGCAAGGCGCATTCGTGAATTACATATTTATTGTGAAATTTATCCCTATGATGTTTCAGAATCTAAAATTTTAGCGTTTGCACCTAAAGGAATTATTTTATCGGGTGGACCTGAGACCGTTACATCCATGACAACACCGCGCGCTCCAGAAATTGTGTTTACTTTAGGGTGTCCCGTTTTAGGCATCTGTTATGGTATGCAAACGATGGCTGAACAGCTCGGAGGTAAAGTTGTTTCCTGCACAAATCGAGAATTCGGTTATGCTCAAGGCTTAATCACTACACAAACTCATTTATTAACTGATTTGCGTGACAATGCAAAAAATGAAGAGACTGCCTTACTCGATGTCTGGATGAGCCATGGCGATCATGTTGAACAAGTTCCTCCTGGATTTGTCGTTATATTAAGTACACCCAATACTCCTATTGCTGGTATGGCTTGTCCCATTCGTCAATTCTATGGCTTGCAATTTCACCCCGAAGTAACGCATACGTATCAAGGGAAGAAAATATTAGCGCGCTTTGTGGAAAAAATTTGTCGTTGTCAACCGAGCTGGACCGCCCCTGAAATTTTGGAACATGAAATTGCTGAAATAAGAACAAACGTTGGTAAAGAAAAAGTTTTGCTCGCACTTTCGGGTGGTGTTGACTCAACGGTATTAGCTGCTTTACTGCATAAAGCAATTGGCAAGCAATTACTGTGTGTTTTTGTGAATACAGGCTTACTTCGCATCACAGACAAAGATTCAACGATACAGGCCTTAGCAGATGATATGCAGATTTCAGTGGTAAAAATTGACGCTTCTCTGCGCTTTATAAACACATTAAAAGGCATCACTGATCCTGAGGAAAAGCGTAAAGCGATTGGTAATTTGTTCGTTGAAATATTTGAGTCTGAAGCCAGCAAACATAAAGATATTGCTTGGCTTGCGCAAGGAACGATTTATTCAGATGTCATTGAATCAGCGGGGACAATCACGCAAAAAGCACATGCCATTAAATCTCACCATAATGTCGGTGGGCTTCCAGATACACTGAAGCTCAAGTTATTGGAACCCCTACGCGAATTATTTAAGGATGAAGTGTGTGAACTAGGCATAGAATTAGGTTTACCCCCTGAGCTCGTCTATAAACACCCTTTCCCGGGCCCTGGATTAGCGATTCGAATACTGGGTGAAGTAACCCACGAAAAGGTAGACTTGCTACGCAAAGCCGACTTGATTTTAATTGAAGAGCTTCGCAAGCAGAATTATTACCATAAAATAAGTCAAGCATTTTGTGTTTTTTTACCGATTAATTCAGTGGGTGTTATTGGTGATACCCGTCAATATGCGCCAATTATTGCGATTCGCGCCATAGAAACGACCGATTTTATGACGGCTCGGTGGGCTAATTTGCCTCACTCGCTGCTTGAAACCATATCAAATCGCATTATTAATGAAGTACATGGAATTTCTCGCGTTGTTTATGATATTTCAGGAAAACCGCCTGCAACCATCGAATGGGAATAA
- the pilW gene encoding type IV pilus biogenesis/stability protein PilW, whose protein sequence is MISIVKQSIILLFIVTLTACSIFSRPNNQLPVSASDANVQLGLAYLNHGDVQRAHQKLLLAEEQAPRSLQAQGAMGYFLESTGNFSSADAYYRRAIALNPKSGAAQNNYGTFLCRRGRYSQADQHFLLALQDPSYLNAAQVNENAGLCAMQIPNTKKAIGYFMKAISQDPKLALSWLELGRINYQAKNYQQAQQYLDHYMQLVKAPTANALWLGAVLARALGNQEVAANYTLMLQTKFPNSDAYKALIRTPTLKAQQKKDKQLYF, encoded by the coding sequence ATGATATCAATAGTAAAACAATCGATCATTCTTTTATTTATAGTTACGTTGACGGCATGCAGTATTTTTTCAAGGCCCAACAATCAGCTACCCGTTTCAGCATCGGATGCCAATGTGCAGCTCGGGTTAGCTTATTTAAACCATGGGGATGTTCAGCGAGCCCATCAAAAGTTATTACTGGCCGAAGAACAAGCGCCTCGATCATTGCAAGCACAAGGTGCTATGGGCTACTTTTTGGAATCTACTGGAAATTTTTCTTCTGCAGATGCGTACTATCGTAGAGCAATCGCGCTTAACCCTAAATCCGGTGCCGCGCAAAATAACTACGGTACATTTTTGTGTCGTCGTGGACGTTATTCCCAAGCAGATCAGCACTTTTTATTAGCATTACAGGATCCGAGTTATCTTAATGCAGCTCAAGTCAATGAAAACGCAGGTTTATGTGCAATGCAAATACCGAATACTAAAAAAGCAATTGGTTATTTTATGAAAGCAATTTCGCAAGATCCTAAACTGGCACTATCATGGTTGGAATTAGGGCGAATAAATTACCAAGCAAAAAATTATCAACAGGCTCAGCAGTATTTAGATCATTATATGCAACTTGTTAAAGCGCCTACCGCGAATGCATTATGGTTAGGTGCTGTTTTAGCACGGGCTTTAGGAAATCAAGAGGTAGCTGCGAATTATACATTAATGTTACAAACGAAATTTCCCAACTCTGATGCTTATAAGGCATTAATACGGACACCAACATTAAAGGCTCAACAAAAAAAAGATAAACAACTTTACTTTTAA
- the smpB gene encoding SsrA-binding protein SmpB — translation MNSKKALQEATIALNRRARHDYFVEQSTEAGLVLQGWEVKSLRSGRAQLTESYVVIKNGEAWLLGCHITPISTVSTHHSHPDSTRTRKLLLNERELNKLSGCIMRKGYTLIALKLYWKNNRVKLEVGLAKGKQAHDKRASLKEKDWKREKLRLGRYSM, via the coding sequence ATGAATTCTAAGAAAGCATTGCAAGAGGCAACAATTGCATTAAATAGACGTGCGCGTCACGATTATTTTGTTGAACAGTCTACTGAAGCTGGATTGGTTTTACAGGGTTGGGAAGTCAAAAGTCTGCGGAGTGGGCGCGCTCAATTGACAGAAAGCTACGTTGTCATTAAAAATGGTGAAGCATGGCTCTTAGGCTGTCATATTACCCCAATATCAACGGTATCAACCCACCATAGCCATCCAGATTCTACACGCACACGTAAGCTTTTACTCAATGAACGAGAACTCAATAAGCTTTCCGGGTGCATTATGAGAAAAGGATATACACTGATTGCTTTAAAACTGTACTGGAAAAATAATCGAGTTAAATTAGAAGTAGGTTTAGCGAAAGGTAAACAGGCCCATGATAAACGAGCAAGTCTCAAAGAAAAAGATTGGAAAAGAGAAAAATTACGGTTGGGCCGTTATTCAATGTAG
- the guaB gene encoding IMP dehydrogenase yields MKMIQEGLTFDDVLLLPDHSKVSPKEVTLETQLTSKINLKIPLISAAMDTVTEAKLAIALAQEGGLGIIHKNMSIEAQTQQIRKVKNFENGIVRNPITIAPETTLRELLQLMVTYSISGIPVIQNNCLVGIVTHRDIRYEENLDKSASEVMTPQEKLVTAKEHTSPKEIIALLNHHRLEKILIVDEKFHCRGLITAKDLQKTKEKPFATKDQRGQLCVGAAIGVGMNAKKRAIALIETGADLICIDTAHGYAQTVIDMVKWLKTEYPHVDLIAGNIATADAALALVDAGADAIKIGVGPGSICTTRIVTGVGVPQITAIMNVSSALKGKPTTLIADGGIRYSGDLCKALAAGAHAVMIGSLFAGTEEAPGEIELYQSQPYKAYRGMGSLGAMQQGSSDRYFQETLEPNKLVPEGIEGRIPYKGPLQTVIHHLLGGVRAGMGYTGSADITDLHKKAQFIKLTTAGIRESHVHNVTITKEAPNYYREH; encoded by the coding sequence ATGAAAATGATTCAAGAAGGCTTAACGTTTGACGATGTTCTATTACTTCCCGATCATTCAAAAGTTTCACCTAAAGAGGTGACATTAGAAACACAGTTAACTTCTAAGATAAACTTAAAAATACCCTTAATCTCCGCAGCAATGGATACAGTCACTGAAGCAAAACTTGCAATCGCCCTCGCTCAAGAGGGAGGATTAGGGATTATCCATAAAAATATGTCGATTGAAGCACAAACTCAACAAATTAGAAAAGTGAAAAATTTTGAAAATGGGATAGTAAGAAACCCAATTACCATTGCCCCAGAAACAACATTGCGTGAACTACTTCAATTAATGGTAACTTATTCAATTTCAGGAATACCCGTTATCCAAAACAATTGCTTAGTCGGGATAGTCACGCATCGCGATATACGATATGAAGAAAACTTAGATAAATCTGCTTCTGAAGTAATGACTCCTCAAGAAAAACTCGTTACCGCGAAAGAACACACCTCCCCTAAAGAAATTATCGCGTTGTTAAATCACCATCGTTTAGAAAAAATATTAATTGTCGACGAAAAATTTCACTGTCGTGGATTAATAACCGCTAAAGATCTGCAAAAAACCAAAGAAAAACCCTTTGCAACAAAAGATCAACGTGGCCAATTATGCGTAGGTGCCGCTATTGGTGTCGGTATGAATGCGAAGAAACGTGCAATCGCTTTAATTGAAACCGGAGCTGATCTCATCTGCATTGACACCGCTCATGGTTATGCTCAAACAGTTATTGATATGGTTAAGTGGTTAAAAACAGAGTATCCCCATGTTGATCTTATTGCAGGAAATATTGCAACCGCTGATGCCGCACTCGCTTTGGTCGACGCCGGTGCGGATGCAATTAAGATAGGGGTAGGACCAGGTTCTATCTGTACAACGCGGATCGTGACCGGTGTAGGCGTCCCTCAAATTACTGCCATCATGAATGTTTCTTCCGCCTTAAAGGGAAAACCGACAACGTTGATTGCAGATGGTGGGATTCGTTATTCAGGCGATCTGTGTAAAGCATTAGCGGCGGGTGCTCACGCCGTTATGATAGGCAGTTTATTCGCAGGAACTGAAGAAGCGCCTGGAGAAATAGAGCTTTACCAAAGTCAGCCCTATAAGGCTTATCGAGGGATGGGATCCTTGGGCGCCATGCAACAAGGATCATCTGATCGTTACTTTCAGGAAACGTTAGAACCCAATAAACTAGTGCCCGAAGGAATAGAAGGAAGGATACCTTACAAAGGGCCCCTGCAAACAGTGATTCATCACTTATTAGGTGGCGTTAGGGCCGGTATGGGCTATACCGGGAGTGCCGATATCACCGATCTCCATAAAAAGGCACAATTTATAAAACTAACCACTGCAGGGATAAGAGAAAGTCATGTTCACAATGTGACCATTACTAAAGAAGCCCCTAATTATTATCGTGAACATTGA